A window of the Streptomyces sp. NBC_01351 genome harbors these coding sequences:
- a CDS encoding NUDIX hydrolase yields the protein MEVIELWSGRYACILQSALRLTNEQFAAQLGIAVRTVAAWHADPAVVPRKEMQQLLDSAHEQAPSGARQRFSLLVANEHRPAAPGPAGAQALRVAIAVVTRDHQVLLVCRRHDDASGITWQFPAGVIKPGGKAETTTVRETLDETGVHCAVRDHLGSRLHPVTGVLCDYFLCEYLAGEAANADAEENADVMWVPKNSLTRFIPVDTIFPPILAVLEE from the coding sequence GTGGAAGTAATCGAGCTCTGGAGCGGGCGGTACGCATGCATCCTCCAGTCCGCGCTCCGGCTCACCAACGAGCAGTTCGCTGCCCAGCTCGGCATCGCCGTCCGAACCGTCGCGGCCTGGCACGCCGACCCAGCTGTCGTGCCGCGCAAGGAGATGCAACAACTCCTGGACTCAGCCCACGAGCAGGCCCCGTCGGGAGCCCGTCAGCGGTTCTCCCTCCTGGTCGCGAACGAGCACCGACCTGCCGCGCCGGGTCCCGCCGGTGCCCAGGCGCTTCGGGTCGCCATCGCCGTGGTCACCCGTGACCATCAGGTCCTGCTGGTGTGCCGACGGCACGACGACGCGTCGGGCATCACCTGGCAGTTCCCCGCAGGCGTGATCAAACCCGGTGGCAAGGCCGAGACCACCACGGTGCGGGAAACCCTGGACGAGACAGGGGTCCACTGCGCCGTACGCGATCACCTGGGTAGCCGCCTCCACCCGGTGACCGGAGTGCTCTGCGATTACTTCCTGTGCGAGTACCTGGCAGGCGAGGCCGCCAACGCCGACGCCGAGGAGAACGCGGACGTCATGTGGGTTCCGAAAAATTCGCTCACCCGGTTCATCCCCGTCGATACGATCTTCCCACCCATCCTGGCAGTGCTGGAGGAGTAG
- a CDS encoding NUDIX hydrolase codes for MTQQNAEERPGIAAAIVVHEGRVLMVRRRVSEGQLSWQFPAGEVEPGESREDAAVRETQEETGLTVKAVKLLGERVHPATGRLMSYTACEVIGGHAHVADTEELAELAWVTHAEIPQYVPYGLFGPVQEHLDAALTR; via the coding sequence GTGACGCAGCAGAACGCTGAGGAGCGACCGGGCATCGCCGCGGCAATCGTGGTGCACGAGGGACGCGTGCTCATGGTGCGGCGCCGGGTCAGCGAGGGCCAGCTCTCCTGGCAGTTCCCCGCCGGCGAGGTCGAGCCCGGCGAATCCCGCGAGGACGCCGCCGTACGCGAAACACAGGAGGAGACGGGCCTGACGGTGAAGGCGGTCAAGCTCCTCGGCGAGCGGGTCCACCCGGCTACCGGCCGACTGATGTCCTACACCGCCTGCGAGGTGATCGGCGGCCACGCGCACGTCGCGGACACCGAAGAGCTGGCCGAGCTCGCATGGGTTACCCACGCAGAGATCCCGCAGTACGTCCCCTACGGCCTGTTCGGGCCGGTACAAGAGCACCTCGATGCAGCTCTGACCCGCTGA
- a CDS encoding relaxase/mobilization nuclease domain-containing protein, producing the protein MIAKIGKAGANTRGVLNYLYGPGRANEHTDPHLVASFDGFAPDPGRDEEATLTQLATVLDLRVKQAGDRAPEKHVWHCSVRAAPEDRVLTDDEWAVIARRVLNATGIAPAGDPDACRWVAVRHADDHIHIVATKVRGDLTPARHWNDFPRADKECAAIEKEYGLRQVVRGDRTAAKRPTRAEQEKALRAGHTATPRERLRATVRTTVAAATGTEEFFAILRSAGVLVDIQHFPSGDIRGYKVALADDKNAKGEPVWFSGSTLAPDLSYPKISERLAPTEPNSTSQHSGRRRTAWQQVADAADRIPDVLDDADDAAGQAHITVLAETLDALPLIAPASYRPQLAQAAAAFERASRSRIRAQHQQSQATRRAIKAIVREPAPKDGALLAVLLDALLLAVVAAQQWHHTRHHDQQAEAARQAAEHLHAAYQAAAIQPLTVIHQRGLSLTVTVQQRQATLVRQALPDLAEQILAEPSWPALAATLADVHKAGHDPTVLLAESTRRRELDTATSISDVLVWRLHRLVGVAGERPAHPDSASTTRQGSSAAVPVPSRQQPPRRGSR; encoded by the coding sequence TTGATCGCGAAGATCGGCAAGGCCGGCGCCAACACCCGTGGCGTCCTGAACTACCTCTATGGCCCCGGCCGCGCCAACGAACACACCGACCCCCACCTTGTGGCGTCCTTCGACGGCTTCGCCCCCGACCCCGGCCGCGACGAGGAGGCCACACTCACCCAGCTCGCCACCGTCCTCGACCTGCGCGTCAAGCAGGCTGGCGACCGGGCACCGGAGAAGCACGTGTGGCATTGCTCGGTGCGGGCCGCGCCCGAGGACCGGGTCCTGACGGACGACGAGTGGGCGGTGATTGCCCGCCGGGTACTGAACGCCACTGGCATCGCCCCGGCCGGCGACCCCGACGCCTGCCGCTGGGTCGCGGTCCGCCACGCCGACGACCACATCCACATCGTCGCCACCAAGGTCCGAGGCGATCTCACCCCAGCCCGCCACTGGAACGACTTCCCGCGCGCCGACAAGGAGTGCGCCGCGATCGAGAAGGAGTACGGCCTGCGCCAGGTCGTACGCGGCGACCGCACCGCCGCCAAACGCCCCACCCGCGCCGAGCAGGAGAAGGCCCTGCGCGCTGGGCACACCGCCACACCCCGGGAGAGGCTGCGCGCCACCGTCCGCACAACGGTGGCCGCTGCCACGGGCACCGAGGAGTTCTTCGCCATCCTCCGCAGCGCGGGCGTGCTGGTGGACATCCAGCACTTCCCCTCCGGCGACATCCGCGGCTACAAAGTCGCCCTCGCCGACGACAAGAACGCCAAGGGCGAGCCGGTGTGGTTCTCAGGCTCCACCCTCGCCCCCGACCTGTCCTACCCCAAGATCAGCGAACGCCTCGCGCCCACCGAACCCAACTCCACGAGCCAGCACTCCGGACGCCGGCGAACGGCATGGCAGCAGGTCGCCGACGCCGCCGACCGGATCCCTGACGTTCTCGACGACGCTGACGACGCTGCGGGCCAGGCGCACATCACCGTGCTCGCCGAAACCCTCGACGCCCTCCCCCTCATCGCCCCCGCCAGCTACAGGCCCCAGCTGGCCCAGGCAGCAGCCGCATTCGAGCGGGCCAGCCGCTCCCGCATCCGCGCCCAACATCAGCAGTCCCAGGCCACACGCCGGGCCATCAAGGCGATCGTGCGTGAACCCGCGCCCAAGGACGGAGCCCTCCTCGCGGTCCTCCTCGACGCCCTGCTCCTGGCCGTCGTCGCAGCCCAGCAGTGGCACCACACCCGCCACCACGACCAGCAAGCCGAAGCCGCCCGCCAAGCAGCCGAACACCTGCACGCCGCCTACCAGGCCGCCGCCATCCAGCCCCTGACCGTGATCCACCAACGCGGCCTCAGCCTCACCGTCACGGTGCAGCAGCGGCAGGCCACCCTCGTCCGCCAGGCACTCCCCGACCTGGCCGAGCAGATCCTCGCCGAGCCCAGCTGGCCCGCCTTGGCCGCCACCCTCGCCGACGTCCACAAGGCCGGCCACGACCCAACCGTCCTACTCGCCGAATCCACCCGACGACGAGAACTCGACACCGCCACCTCGATCAGCGACGTCCTCGTCTGGCGGCTGCACCGCCTCGTCGGCGTGGCAGGTGAAAGGCCCGCTCACCCCGACTCCGCGAGCACCACCCGCCAGGGTTCGAGCGCAGCCGTCCCTGTTCCCTCACGACAGCAACCACCCCGCCGAGGCAGCCGGTAG